From the genome of Vicia villosa cultivar HV-30 ecotype Madison, WI linkage group LG2, Vvil1.0, whole genome shotgun sequence, one region includes:
- the LOC131649173 gene encoding E3 ubiquitin-protein ligase RING1-like, whose amino-acid sequence MSSGGGDGGGGKLYFCHNCTQRVTCSEDSEPFCPICFQGFIEECTPDPNPNPNVIFRFNQDDSDNESDFPFHPFSLLPLLLSSASISRTRLETAEPETDNFDPITFLQNHLNGLHADGANIQFEINQGSDSESGFRIPSNMGDYFLGPGLEQLIQQLAENDPNRYGTPPASKEAVQNLPSVTVDDELLNSEMNQCAVCQDEFEKGLQVKQMPCKHVYHDDCLLPWLQLHNSCPVCRYELPTDDADYENRDGSSGGGGGDGLRSVVDGSGTGGGGGGGGNRPVHRTFRISLRYPFDSGNSDQDSDGRGLGNRQEDLD is encoded by the coding sequence ATGTCTTCTGGCGGCGGCGACGGCGGTGGCGGAAAGCTATACTTCTGCCACAATTGCACTCAAAGAGTTACCTGCTCGGAGGATTCCGAGCCTTTCTGTCCAATCTGCTTTCAAGGTTTCATTGAAGAATGCACTCCCGAtccaaaccctaaccctaacgtCATTTTTCGTTTCAACCAAGACGATTCCGATAACGAATCCGATTTCCCCTTCCATCctttttctcttctccctttgTTGCTTTCTTCTGCTTCCATTTCACGGACCCGGCTCGAAACCGCCGAACCGGAGACCGATAATTTCGACCCGATCACTTTCCTTCAGAATCATCTTAACGGCCTTCATGCTGATGGTGCTAATATTCAGTTCGAGATCAATCAAGGTTCTGATTCCGAATCAGGGTTTCGTATTCCGTCTAACATGGGAGATTACTTCCTTGGTCCTGGTCTCGAGCAATTGATTCAGCAGCTTGCTGAGAATGATCCTAACCGGTATGGAACACCGCCGGCGTCGAAAGAGGCTGTTCAGAATCTACCAAGTGTTACTGTTGATGATGAGTTGTTGAACTCGGAGATGAACCAGTGTGCTGTTTGTCAGGATGAGTTTGAGAAGGGCTTGCAGGTGAAGCAAATGCCTTGTAAGCATGTGTATCATGATGATTGCTTGCTTCCGTGGCTTCAATTGCATAACTCGTGCCCTGTTTGTCGATATGAATTGCCTACTGATGATGCGGATTATGAGAACCGGGATGGGAGCAGTGGTGGTGGTGGCGGCGATGGTTTGAGGTCTGTTGTTGATGGGAGCggtactggtggtggtggtggtggaggagGAAATAGACCTGTCCACAGGACTTTTAGAATATCTTTGCGGTATCCTTTTGATTCTGGTAACTCTGATCAGGACTCTGATGGAAGGGGATTGGGAAATAGGCAAGAAGATTTGGATTGA